A genomic region of Cygnus atratus isolate AKBS03 ecotype Queensland, Australia chromosome 13, CAtr_DNAZoo_HiC_assembly, whole genome shotgun sequence contains the following coding sequences:
- the LOC118245510 gene encoding protein FAM162B-like, with amino-acid sequence MLGRLLGSSPRLWWGGARPSTWGPHTAPLFLRPARAIGDKARGVRDVVQQTANPGYKAFKNERRPTNFDKKVLVWAGRFKKEEDIPKYITSEVLDAARNSVRIKVCYIMIALTLLGCLAMVITGKEAAKRDHTLLRMNEQKKAKWRAEVEKDQEAAAVKPQ; translated from the exons atgctgggGAGGCTCttgggcagcagccccaggctgtgGTGGGGAGGGGCTCGCCCGAGCACCTGGGGCCCCCACACTGCTCCTCTGTTCCTGCGCCCTGCCAGGGCCATCGGTGACAAAGCCAGGGGTGTGCGGGATGTGGTGCAGCAGACAGCTAATCCAG GTTACAAAGCATTCAAGAATGAAAGAAGGCCTACAAATTTTGATAAAAAGGTCTTAGTATGGGCAGGACGCTTTAAAAAGGAGGAGGACATTCCCAAGTACATAAC GTCTGAGGTCCTCGACGCGGCAAGGAACAGTGTGAGGATAAAGGTTTGCTATATCATGATTGCACTGACCTTGCTGGGCTGTTTGGCCATGGTAATCACAGGCAAAGAA gctGCCAAAAGGGATCACACACTGCTGAGGATGAATGAACAAAAGAAGGCCAAATGGAGGGCTGAAGTCGAAAAAGAtcaggaggcagctgctgtgaagcCACAATGA